Proteins from a single region of Paraburkholderia sp. PGU19:
- a CDS encoding leucine-rich repeat domain-containing protein — MSETPPSSTNPNTEDLRSPTWRRATPWAIGAAVVLLLIILFAVFSTSRKSPDERALGELGFIKATCSNSDGSAAPPDSTCLALRAKPTLTASEVAAAIPHLKDSDRKIELNLANTQIDNLEPLKELDTLDSLDLTGTPVWNIDALKDMHSLKRLVLHRTDVENIAALKGLTGLQSLTLWDTRVSNLDALKSLTDLRQLDLRDTQVRDLDPLEDLPHLETLKLGGARNVRDIDALGQLTALKALDLNETQIDSIAALKKLRDMQALYLANTPLRDIDVIKGMPSLKTLVLDGSKVDDIDAVRGLHQLDTLVLARTQVTSIDALKELTALQRLNLADTRVENIDALKDLKNLRMLNLFRTRVRNIDSLKSLTNLQELYLANTPVEDIDVLKGLTGLRELVLYGTKARNVDELKAALPKTRIVW, encoded by the coding sequence GTGTCCGAAACGCCGCCGTCAAGCACCAACCCAAACACAGAAGACTTGCGTTCACCCACGTGGCGCCGCGCCACACCGTGGGCCATCGGCGCCGCCGTCGTCCTGTTGCTCATCATCCTGTTCGCCGTGTTCAGTACGTCGCGCAAAAGCCCGGACGAACGGGCGCTGGGCGAACTGGGATTCATCAAGGCCACCTGCAGCAACAGCGACGGTTCTGCCGCGCCACCCGACTCCACCTGCCTGGCCTTGCGGGCAAAGCCGACGCTGACGGCATCCGAAGTCGCGGCCGCTATTCCGCACCTGAAGGATTCGGACCGAAAGATCGAACTGAACCTCGCCAATACGCAAATCGACAACCTCGAGCCGCTGAAAGAACTGGATACGCTGGATTCGCTCGACCTGACGGGCACGCCCGTCTGGAACATCGATGCACTCAAGGACATGCATTCGCTGAAGCGGCTCGTACTCCATCGCACGGATGTAGAGAACATCGCCGCGCTTAAAGGGCTGACCGGTCTGCAATCGCTCACCCTCTGGGATACGCGGGTCTCGAATCTCGATGCGCTGAAGAGTCTGACCGACCTTCGGCAACTCGACCTGCGCGACACCCAGGTTCGGGATCTCGATCCGCTCGAAGACCTGCCTCATCTGGAAACACTGAAACTCGGCGGCGCACGGAATGTGCGTGACATCGATGCGCTCGGCCAGCTCACTGCCCTCAAAGCACTCGACCTCAACGAGACACAGATCGACAGCATCGCTGCGTTGAAGAAGCTGCGCGACATGCAAGCGCTTTACCTTGCGAACACGCCGCTGCGCGACATCGACGTGATAAAGGGTATGCCGTCGCTGAAAACGCTCGTGCTGGACGGCTCCAAGGTCGACGATATCGACGCGGTGCGCGGCTTGCACCAGCTGGATACGCTCGTGCTCGCCCGTACACAGGTCACCAGCATCGACGCGTTGAAGGAGCTGACCGCGCTGCAGAGGCTGAATCTCGCCGACACCCGCGTCGAGAACATCGACGCGCTGAAAGACCTGAAGAACCTGCGGATGCTCAACCTTTTCCGCACGAGAGTTCGCAATATCGATTCCCTGAAAAGTTTGACGAATTTGCAGGAGCTGTATCTCGCGAACACCCCCGTCGAAGATATCGACGTGCTGAAGGGCCTCACCGGATTGCGCGAACTCGTTCTCTACGGAACCAAGGCCAGGAACGTCGACGAACTCAAGGCGGCGCTGCCGAAAACGCGCATCGTGTGGTGA
- a CDS encoding cupin domain-containing protein, giving the protein MPKIDIAGVPELQGTGYPQPYAAHSAERVRQRLGDAGGLVDFGVNLMRLPPGNWSSQRHWHSAEDEFVFVLEGELTLIEGGGETVLRAGDCAAFPKNSGNGHHLINRSKVTALYLEVGSRSATDVITCSDIDMMSPSSDGRFLHKDGTPYS; this is encoded by the coding sequence ATGCCCAAAATCGACATTGCCGGCGTACCGGAACTTCAAGGCACGGGATATCCGCAGCCGTATGCCGCGCACAGCGCCGAACGCGTTCGCCAGCGGTTGGGCGACGCAGGCGGACTGGTCGATTTTGGCGTGAACCTCATGCGCCTGCCGCCGGGCAACTGGTCGAGCCAGCGCCATTGGCACTCGGCCGAAGACGAGTTCGTCTTCGTGCTCGAAGGCGAGCTGACGCTGATCGAAGGTGGCGGCGAAACGGTATTGCGCGCGGGCGATTGCGCGGCCTTTCCGAAGAACTCCGGAAACGGCCATCACCTGATCAACAGGTCGAAGGTGACGGCCCTTTACCTCGAAGTCGGTTCGCGTTCGGCCACGGATGTCATCACCTGCTCCGACATCGACATGATGAGCCCCAGCAGCGACGGCCGTTTCCTGCACAAGGACGGCACGCCGTATTCCTGA
- a CDS encoding DHA2 family efflux MFS transporter permease subunit — protein sequence MKDSPSRSGSLGPLPYVVAATFFMEYLDTTIIATALPAMAHSFGTSPNALSLGMSAYMIALAIFIPASGWVADRFGSRSVFFSAIVTFTLASLLCGISQNVVEFTAARVLQGVGGALMVPVGRLTVVRSIDRKQLMQAISTITWPGIVAPVVGPPVGGFITTYASWRWIFLLNLPVCLVVLVAVLKWVPNLRSAERRPFDALGLVLSGAALTAILYGADVASQPDMNPLVGLGIIALGLAIGTIAFYQARRQRHPLIDVTTLRIPTFSVTVVTGTLTRIGIGAVPYLMPLLFQIGFGLSAFKSGLLLLVSATGNLGMKALTTRILRRYGFRRVAIAGSAVCGVFTIACGVLTPASPLAWVLVVVFIYGLARSLQFSTLATLAYADVPSEQTSAANTLWNAAAQMSIGLGIAFGALALRAAAAVNGSGGGQGHAFTLDDFRFAFLCAGALTIASVYGYVRLARDAGHRLSAASR from the coding sequence ATGAAAGACTCGCCCTCACGCTCAGGTTCACTCGGGCCGCTGCCTTATGTCGTAGCCGCGACCTTCTTCATGGAGTATCTGGACACGACGATCATCGCCACTGCCCTGCCGGCGATGGCGCACTCGTTCGGCACCAGCCCCAACGCGCTCAGCCTCGGCATGAGCGCCTATATGATCGCGCTCGCGATCTTCATTCCGGCAAGCGGCTGGGTCGCGGACCGCTTCGGCTCCCGCAGCGTGTTCTTCTCGGCGATCGTCACGTTCACGCTCGCTTCGCTGCTGTGCGGCATTTCGCAGAACGTGGTCGAATTTACCGCTGCACGTGTGCTGCAGGGTGTCGGCGGCGCGCTGATGGTGCCCGTGGGACGGCTGACCGTGGTGCGCAGCATCGACCGGAAGCAACTGATGCAGGCAATTTCAACGATCACCTGGCCGGGCATCGTCGCGCCCGTGGTCGGGCCGCCCGTAGGCGGTTTCATCACGACTTATGCGTCGTGGCGCTGGATCTTCCTGCTCAACCTGCCCGTCTGCCTCGTCGTGCTCGTCGCCGTGCTCAAGTGGGTGCCGAATCTGCGCAGCGCCGAACGCCGTCCCTTCGACGCACTCGGCCTCGTGCTGAGCGGCGCGGCGTTGACGGCCATTCTGTACGGCGCCGATGTGGCCAGCCAGCCGGACATGAATCCCCTCGTCGGACTCGGCATCATCGCCCTCGGGCTCGCAATCGGCACTATTGCGTTCTATCAGGCGCGCCGCCAGCGGCATCCGTTGATCGACGTCACCACGCTGCGCATCCCGACATTCTCCGTCACCGTCGTCACAGGAACACTGACGCGCATCGGCATTGGCGCGGTGCCGTATCTGATGCCCTTGCTGTTCCAGATCGGCTTTGGATTGTCGGCGTTCAAATCGGGGTTGCTGCTCCTTGTCAGCGCAACCGGTAATCTCGGCATGAAAGCGCTCACGACGCGCATCCTGCGGCGCTACGGTTTCAGGCGCGTTGCGATAGCCGGCAGCGCGGTATGCGGCGTGTTCACCATCGCGTGTGGCGTGCTGACGCCTGCGTCGCCGCTCGCGTGGGTACTGGTGGTCGTGTTCATCTACGGGCTCGCGCGTTCGCTACAGTTTTCCACGCTGGCCACGCTCGCTTACGCGGACGTGCCCTCCGAACAAACGAGCGCGGCCAATACATTGTGGAATGCGGCGGCGCAGATGAGCATCGGTCTCGGAATCGCCTTCGGCGCGCTGGCGCTGCGCGCGGCAGCGGCCGTCAACGGCTCGGGCGGTGGTCAGGGACACGCGTTCACGCTCGACGATTTCCGCTTCGCGTTCCTGTGCGCGGGCGCGTTGACGATCGCATCGGTATACGGATATGTAAGGCTTGCCCGCGATGCGGGGCACAGGCTGAGTGCCGCGTCGCGTTAG
- a CDS encoding CsbD family protein encodes METTKTEGTLREAVGNVKETIGSLAGDVGMQIEGKATELHGKAQQLCADASDLARDAMSSRPLAVLAGATAIGFVIGALWSARRDTGD; translated from the coding sequence ATGGAAACGACCAAGACGGAAGGTACCCTTCGCGAAGCTGTGGGCAATGTGAAGGAAACAATCGGCTCGCTCGCAGGCGACGTCGGAATGCAGATCGAAGGCAAAGCAACTGAGTTGCACGGCAAGGCGCAACAACTCTGCGCCGACGCATCCGATCTCGCGCGCGACGCCATGTCGTCCCGTCCACTCGCCGTGCTGGCGGGCGCGACTGCAATCGGCTTCGTGATAGGCGCGCTGTGGTCAGCAAGGCGTGACACGGGCGACTAA
- a CDS encoding phage holin family protein has translation MSIQSKVNQWSTVSRFCMDRMADYGELISIELAQARAQLAREVIALVALAVAGLFALSFFCIAIIATALSTPYFVQVAWAIAAAWLLLCVISFIVVRAQKPVRSFRVLQDEIHHDLRAVKEALK, from the coding sequence ATGTCGATCCAATCCAAAGTGAACCAGTGGAGCACCGTGAGCCGGTTCTGCATGGACCGGATGGCAGACTACGGCGAACTCATTTCCATCGAACTGGCGCAGGCGCGCGCCCAGCTCGCTCGCGAAGTGATTGCGCTCGTGGCGCTGGCGGTCGCGGGATTGTTTGCGCTGTCGTTCTTCTGCATCGCGATCATCGCTACGGCATTGTCCACCCCGTACTTCGTTCAGGTGGCCTGGGCGATCGCGGCGGCGTGGCTGCTGCTGTGCGTGATTTCCTTCATCGTCGTTCGTGCACAAAAGCCGGTGCGCTCGTTCCGCGTGCTTCAGGATGAAATTCACCACGACCTGCGCGCGGTCAAGGAGGCGTTGAAATGA
- a CDS encoding PhzF family phenazine biosynthesis protein, producing the protein MLCFGRTDESGNTAIVVEDSALAEPERLKFAQQQDASATVFVEADAAGDMQLDYYYPHARSPLCLHATLAASSVFFERYPDVDRVRFVTSVHRQVLEVERVDGGIFVGVKAQSCPALTRHVAETARLLRVEPTNLVGTPGLASVGSAKLLVEVADQSVLAALRPDLTGIAEWSRTHGVSGMYVYCRLHDDVYAGRNFNHLDPRFEDAATGVAAGALALSLERSITLLQGDALGQPCTLMARYADGAVQIGGRAVRRAI; encoded by the coding sequence ATGCTTTGCTTCGGCCGCACTGACGAAAGTGGCAACACGGCGATCGTCGTAGAGGACTCAGCGTTGGCTGAACCGGAACGACTGAAGTTCGCCCAGCAGCAAGACGCAAGCGCTACGGTATTCGTGGAAGCGGATGCGGCCGGTGACATGCAGCTTGACTACTACTACCCGCATGCCCGCAGCCCCCTTTGCCTGCATGCGACGCTCGCGGCGAGCTCGGTTTTCTTCGAGCGGTACCCTGACGTCGATCGCGTTCGGTTCGTCACGAGCGTGCATCGGCAGGTGCTCGAGGTCGAGCGCGTTGATGGGGGAATCTTCGTCGGCGTGAAGGCGCAGTCTTGCCCGGCGTTGACCCGTCATGTCGCGGAGACGGCGCGGTTGCTTCGCGTCGAACCGACCAACCTGGTTGGTACACCTGGACTCGCATCGGTGGGGAGCGCAAAGCTGCTGGTAGAGGTGGCGGATCAATCGGTGCTGGCCGCCTTGCGTCCCGATCTGACGGGTATTGCTGAATGGAGCCGAACTCACGGCGTTTCAGGCATGTACGTCTATTGCCGCCTTCATGACGATGTGTACGCGGGGCGGAACTTCAATCATCTAGACCCGCGCTTCGAAGATGCTGCGACGGGGGTGGCGGCTGGCGCGCTGGCCTTGTCGCTGGAGCGAAGCATTACGCTGCTGCAAGGCGACGCGCTCGGCCAGCCGTGTACGCTCATGGCGCGATACGCGGACGGAGCAGTGCAAATTGGCGGACGAGCGGTCAGACGTGCAATCTGA
- a CDS encoding MFS transporter: MTFDRPAARLATRLAFLVAGFGVACWAPLVPFAKQRLGVDDGVLGLLLLCLGLGSVIAMVITGALSARYGSKPIIAVAGFGLAVILPFLTVVSTPLTLGIALLAFGASLGSLDVAMNIHAIDVERAEGRPLMSGFHALFSIGGFAGSMAMTFLLSMHIGPLESTLLCAVLMLGAIAVARSRLIETAHAKEGPLFVAPRGIVLVLAGLTAITFLVEGALLDWSALLITGAGLVAAAQGGVGYMVFSVAMTAGRLGGDAVTARVGDRAMVFWGGWVAMGGFVVLLTAPGAAIAMAGFLLIGLGASNVVPVLFRQAGSQRAMPSALAVVAITTTGYAGNLVGPAGVGFVANGVGLPGAFWMLAALLCLVPCCARLVTAKQAQVDMS; encoded by the coding sequence ATGACGTTCGACCGACCCGCGGCACGACTCGCGACCCGCCTTGCCTTCCTCGTGGCCGGATTCGGTGTCGCGTGCTGGGCGCCGCTCGTGCCCTTCGCCAAGCAGCGGCTTGGCGTCGACGACGGCGTGCTCGGCCTGTTGCTGCTCTGCCTCGGCCTCGGATCGGTTATCGCGATGGTGATCACGGGCGCGCTCAGCGCGCGATATGGCAGCAAGCCGATCATCGCCGTGGCAGGGTTCGGGCTGGCCGTGATCCTGCCGTTTCTGACTGTTGTCAGCACGCCGCTCACGCTGGGTATTGCCTTGCTCGCGTTCGGCGCGTCGCTCGGTTCGCTCGATGTCGCGATGAATATCCACGCAATCGATGTCGAGCGGGCGGAGGGCCGGCCCTTGATGTCGGGGTTTCATGCACTGTTCAGCATCGGTGGCTTTGCTGGATCGATGGCGATGACCTTTCTTCTTTCGATGCACATCGGCCCGCTCGAAAGCACATTGCTATGCGCCGTACTGATGCTCGGCGCGATTGCCGTTGCGCGGTCACGGCTGATCGAAACGGCTCACGCGAAAGAAGGTCCGCTATTCGTCGCGCCACGCGGCATCGTGCTGGTGCTTGCCGGCCTCACGGCGATTACGTTTCTTGTCGAAGGTGCACTGCTCGACTGGAGCGCGCTGCTGATCACGGGCGCTGGACTGGTGGCTGCCGCGCAGGGCGGAGTGGGCTACATGGTTTTCTCGGTTGCGATGACGGCTGGCCGCCTGGGCGGCGACGCGGTGACCGCACGCGTCGGAGACCGCGCGATGGTGTTCTGGGGCGGATGGGTCGCAATGGGCGGCTTTGTCGTTCTGTTGACCGCACCGGGCGCTGCGATTGCGATGGCAGGCTTTCTGTTGATCGGCCTTGGCGCATCGAACGTGGTGCCCGTGCTGTTCCGTCAGGCAGGCTCGCAACGCGCGATGCCATCGGCGCTCGCCGTCGTCGCGATCACGACGACGGGTTACGCGGGGAATCTCGTCGGCCCGGCGGGTGTGGGGTTTGTTGCGAATGGAGTGGGACTGCCGGGGGCGTTCTGGATGTTGGCGGCATTGCTCTGTCTTGTGCCGTGTTGTGCCCGGCTGGTTACGGCGAAGCAGGCGCAAGTGGACATGTCGTGA